The proteins below are encoded in one region of Salvelinus alpinus chromosome 27, SLU_Salpinus.1, whole genome shotgun sequence:
- the LOC139555950 gene encoding prospero homeobox protein 1-like translates to MEPSLLDHSMNHYSSSTYPEDRTENPPSFLHNDTYNSSSPQSSSQSSGGSLMSTLLQTTIESKRTLQESTTAYYPPDAPMSSSAATNLNQVDHHSSSTTMAPLSPASQASTGASPTRFRLNEPGLTQDWMLVDRHRAKRARVENIIRGMAGSPLSVYFTGEGFGEGETTPTSHLQSETLENKRKQRVPQHQDVPRTGGVSRKSTDEGHTLRKQLQTMQTLLGQLQARFIQVYENQSEEEDHHSTWNKEYVETKTSPGEVFLDPYSEFNNKTPLDKGHLGWMNNKQTDYLHSNPDNEDKLLADILKYELSRAVNSSVDSIFKNTSHTFVKSPQLHVEDGGMVETDDETVFLSSREPASTSTHVDSMSRLPSCSESGMAQQLPEIQTEALSLVVQKPASMTRPCSLNLTVKRPLHFHQPPFLYNHPTALQENHQVLDNLKHNSSHHDTFGGLQCRPSTMGLSTPEIVDLPWDPVVVRSKGTSRPSGSPQAHQPMATGHHVLLDSLGLPHIKMDCGSFQSMVKRTSYVLNEGLTTQHLKKAKLMFFYTRYPSSNVLKTFFSDVQLTRCITSQLIKWFSNFREFYYIQMEKFARQARVEGVNSVKDVAVRRDSELFRALNMHYNKANDFQVPDRFLEVAEITLQEFYIAITLARDSDPSWKKVIYKVICKLDSDVPAEFKAPFTT, encoded by the exons ATGGAGCCAAGCCTTTTGGACCACAGCATGAATCATTACTCCAGCAGCACCTACCCAGAGGACAGGACAGAgaatcctccctcctttctacaCAACGACACATACAACTCCTCCTCCCCTCAGTCCTCCTCTCAGTCAAGTGGTGGATCCCTTATGTCTACGCTCCTACAGACAACCATAGAGAGTAAAAGAACCCTGCAGGAGAGCACCACTGCATACTACCCCCCAGACGCTCCCATGTCCAGCTCTGCCGCCACGAATCTTAACCAGGTGGACCACCACAGCAGCAGTACCACCATGGCACCTCTGTCTCCAGCCAGCCAGGCATCCACCGGGGCCAGTCCCACTAGATTCAGACTCAATGAGCCCGGGTTGACCCAGGACTGGATGCTGGTTGACAGACACCGGGCGAAGCGTGCCAGAGTGGAGAACATCATCAGAGGCATGGCAGGCTCTCCTCTCAGTGTTTATTTCACAGGTGAAGGGTTTGGTGAAGGGGAGACCACTCCAACCAGTCACCTTCAGAGTGAGACGTTGGAAAACAAGAGGAAACAGAGGGTGCCACAGCACCAGGACGTCCCCAGGACGGGGGGCGTTAGCAGGAAGAGTACGGACGAGGGACATACACTGAGGAAGCAGCTTCAGACCATGCAGACGCTCCTGGGTCAACTCCAGGCCAGGTTCATCCAGGTCTACGAGAATCAATCTGAAGAGGAGGACCACCATAGTACTTGGAACAAAGAATATGTGGAGACAAAGACATCTCCTGGTGAGGTGTTCTTGGACCCTTACAGTGAGTTTAACAATAAGACGCCTTTAGATAAAGGTCACCTGGGATGGATGAATAACAAGCAAACTGACTACCTCCACTCAAACCCAGACAACGAAGACAAACTCCTAGCAGATATTCTCAAGTATGAACTCTCCAGAGCTGTAAACTCGAGCGTTGACTCAATTTTCAAAAACACATCACATACTTTCGTCAAGTCACCACAGCTACACGTCGAGGATGGTGGAATGGTGGAAACAGACGATGAGACCGTGTTCCTCAGCTCTCGCGAGCCAGCGTCAACGTCCACCCATGTAGACAGCATGTCACGACTCCCCTCATGTTCCGAGAGTGGTATGGCCCAACAACTACCAGAGATTCAAACCGAGGCTCTATCTCTGGTTGTTCAAAAGCCTGCTTCAATGACTCGCCCATGTTCTCTAAACCTAACAGTGAAAAGGCCTCTCCATTTCCACCAGCCTCCATTCCTATACAACCACCCCACTGCTCTACAGGAAAACCACCAAGTACTGGACAACCTGAAACACAACAGCTCCCATCACGATACCTTCGGAGGGCTCCAGTGTAGACCCAGTACCATGGGTCTGTCTACCCCAGAGATAGTTGACTTACCGTGGGATCCGGTCGTAGTGAGGTCCAAGGGGACCTCCAGGCCATCCGGGAGTCCTCAGGCTCACCAACCCATGGCCACGGGGCATCATGTGCTTCTGGACAGTCTCGGTCTCCCTCACATCAAGATGGACTGTGGTAGCTTTCAGAGTATGGTGAAAAGGACCTCGTATGTGCTGAAT GAAGGTCTGACCACACAGCACCTAAAGAAAGCCAAGCTGATGTTCTTCTACACTCGCTACCCTAGTTCCAACGTACTCAAAACCTTTTTCTCCGATGTCcag CTCACTCGCTGCATCACGTCCCAGCTGATTAAATGGTTCAGCAACTTCAGAGAGTTCTACTATATTCAGATGGAGAAGTTTGCCCGTCAGGCCCGAGTGGAAGGGGTTAACAGTGTGAAGGATGTAGCAGTGAGGAGAGACTCAGAGCTCTTCAGAGCCCTCAACATGCACTACAACAAGGCCAATGACTTTCAG GTCCCTGACAGGTTTCTTGAGGTGGCTGAGATCACACTACAGGAGTTTTACATAGCCATCACTCTGGCCAGAGACTCAGACCCATCATGGAAGAAAGTAATCTATAAGGTCATCTGTAAACTGGACAGTGACGTACCAGCTGAATTCAAAGCCCCCTTCACAACATAG